From Aspergillus chevalieri M1 DNA, chromosome 4, nearly complete sequence, a single genomic window includes:
- a CDS encoding putative eukaryotic translation initiation factor 3 subunit EifCl (COG:J;~EggNog:ENOG410PFZ7;~InterPro:IPR019382,IPR000717;~PFAM:PF10255;~TransMembrane:2 (i260-282o294-317i);~go_component: GO:0005737 - cytoplasm [Evidence IEA];~go_component: GO:0005852 - eukaryotic translation initiation factor 3 complex [Evidence IEA];~go_function: GO:0003743 - translation initiation factor activity [Evidence IEA]) produces the protein MRPSENPQNSNSAGTIEIPLTPKTPSTVHLHRRSTTINTPQEEPVLSNDPTTYLFYLSPPPAKANMSYEERANAHPNLGDESDVEEEALVNDYREQVNFDDDMSDLDRTTSIDAGSQAQDLQAQLAAAATPLEYQATLETKFASYDNYCNLFHYILNSEGPVDLEVPSYYWAWDVIDEFIYQFESFCRYRNRVARSGSNEEEAQLLRENPNTWGCYSVLNVLYSLIQRSQINEQLAAIKRGEDPLAFAGEYGSRPLYKMLGYFSIIGLLRVHCLLGDFSLALKTLDDIEMNKKAMFARVMAAHFTTYYYVGFSYMMMRRYGDAIRMFSHILIYVSRTKNFQKGGNSYDAIAKKNDQMYALIAICVALHPTRLDDTIHSALREKYGDQLTRLQHGGPEALPLFEELFRSACPKFISPTPPDFDNPSINIDPVDHHTSIFMDEVKNTLFNPTIRSYLKLYTTMDLKKLAGFLEVEPEKLRSWLLVNKQRSRQIRWVEGGLLEGEIVSANDLDYALENDLIHVSETKAGRRLVDWYLRNLARVY, from the exons ATGCGCCCAAGCGAAAACCCTCAAAATTCAAACTCCGCCGGCACCATCGAAATCCCACTGACGCCGAAGACCCCCTCCACCGTCCACCTCCATCGTCGATCTACAACTATCAATACACCCCAAGAGGAACCCGTCCTCTCGAACGATCCCACCACCTATCTCTTTTATCTCTCCCCACCCCCCGCAAAAGCCAACATGTCCTACGAGGAGCGCGCCAACGCGCACCCCAACCTGGGCGATGAGTCCGACGTTGAGGAGGAAGCGCTCGTCAACGACTACCGCGAGCAGGTCAATTTCGACGATGACATGAGTGACTTGGACCGCACGACATCGATTGACGCCGGTTCGCAGGCACAGGACCTTCAGGCACAGTTGGCTGCTGCGGCGACCCCGCTGGAATACCAGGCTACGCTGGAGACCAAGTTCGCGAGCTATGACAACTACTGCAATCTGTTCCATTATATCTTGAACTCGGAGGGGCCAGTTGATTTGGAGGTTCCTTCT TATTACTGGGCTTGGGATGTCATCGACGAATTCATCTACCAGTTCGAGTCGTTCTGCCGCTACCGCAACCGTGTCGCCCGCAGCGGTTCCAACGAGGAGGAAGCACAGCTCCTGCGGGAGAACCCCAACACATGGGGCTGCTACTCGGTTCTCAACGTCTTGTACTCCCTTATCCAGCGTTCGCAGATCAATGAGCAATTGGCCGCCATCAAGCGGGGCGAGGACCCCTTGGCCTTCGCTGGCGAGTACGGCTCCCGCCCGCTGTACAAGATGCTCGGATACTTCTCGATCATCGGACTGCTCCGTGTCCACTGCTTGCTGGGTGACTTCAGCCTTGCCCTCAAGACCCTCGACGACATCGagatgaacaagaaggccATGTTCGCCCGCGTGATGGCCGCCCACTTCACGACCTACTACTACGTGGGCTTCTCGTACATGATGATGCGCCGGTACGGCGACGCCATCCGCATGTTCAGCCACATCCTGATCTACGTCTCGCGCACCAAGAACTTCCAAAAGGGCGGCAACAGCTACGATGCCATCGCCAAGAAGAACGACCAGATGTACGCCCTGATCGCCATTTGCGTTGCCCTGCACCCCACCCGCCTCGACGACACCATCCACTCCGCCCTCCGCGAGAAGTACGGCGACCAGCTCACCCGTCTCCAGCACGGCGGCCCTGAGGCCCTTCCCCTGTTCGAGGAACTCTTCCGCTCCGCCTGCCCCAAGTTCATCAGTCCCACTCCGCCGGACTTTGACAACCCGTCCATCAACATCGACCCCGTCGACCACCACACCTCCATTTTCATGGACGAGGTCAAGAACACCCTGTTCAACCCCACCATCCGCTCGTACCTGAAGCTGTACACCACCATGGACCTCAAGAAGCTCGCCGGTTTCCTCGAGGTCGAGCCCGAGAAGCTCCGCTCGTGGCTGCTGGTCAACAAGCAACGCAGTCGCCAGATCCGCTGGGTCGAGGGCGGTCTGCTCGAGGGCGAAATCGTCAGCGCCAATGACCTCGACTACGCACTGGAGAATGACCTCATTCACGTCAGCGAAACCAAGGCCGGTCGTCGTCTGGTGGACTGGTACCTGCGGAACCTTGCCCGAGTTTACTAA
- a CDS encoding putative C6 transcription factor (COG:K;~EggNog:ENOG410Q1CV;~InterPro:IPR007219;~PFAM:PF04082;~go_function: GO:0003677 - DNA binding [Evidence IEA];~go_function: GO:0008270 - zinc ion binding [Evidence IEA];~go_process: GO:0006351 - transcription, DNA-templated [Evidence IEA]) has protein sequence MGRIATVLADTSISLDDFSSVNLNNHQSVESAIQSLLPPPDPCSTNTCSRITLESLVDIPLFQVPAKPWTNVTDDDNLVSHLISLYFTWDHPCWQLVDQKVFLLHMKTGDLGSQYCTPFLVNSILAIASVYSDAPDVFAIPGNADSCGSHFYIEAERLWRAEEGTISLANIQGLVIMCHVLKCQGKNGVSWLMLRQAVQLAQDFGMFRAPTLHANWEEMDADMQRIHAIAAWGIFIMNLDMSMELHKDANLESPACRPYMSGDLNDDIAWTPYPRSNEIEYANKPGLLRYVASELSNLTEVTAAIQQLFFMNACHMDVNDLWTRTNEIYSRLQQWRRNMPDVLKTDNYPVPQVLFLHLKFHKEVLSLFNAFLGHKGPDNPSHPTWFQQIKTIRLQSAKDIARCFGILRLSYGYKRIPSHMLEAAGASLLVVMGDLTNEESGNAFFELCRIVVVFGKRLKQAKYMIAKVISVAQQSGIILPAEAMLILESG, from the exons ATGGGTCGTATCGCCACCGTCCTGGCAGATACATCAatcagtctcgacgacttTAGTTCAGTAAACCTGAATAACCATCAGAGCGTGGAGAGTGCCATTCAGAGTTTACTTCCGCCACCGGATCCGTGCTCGACCAATACATGCTCACGGATAACACTTGAGAGTCTTGTTGATATACCCTTATTCCAGGTACCTGCGAAACCTTGGACCAATGTCACCGATGATGATAATCTTGTCTCCCACCTGATCTCTCTATACTTTACATGGGATCATCCGTGCTGGCAGTTGGTGGATCAGAAGGTCTTTCTGTTGCATATGAAGACGGGTGACCTAGGATCACAATACTGCACACCATTCCTGGTGAATAGTATCTTAGCCATTGCCAGC GTATATTCCGATGCCCCAGATGTTTTTGCTATTCCCGGAAATGCGGATTCTTGCGGGTCGCACTTCTACATCGAAGCCGAAAGACTTTGGAGAGCCGAAGAGGGTACAATCAGCTTGGCCAACATCCAGGGCTTGGTTATCATGTGTCATGT GTTGAAATGCCAGGGAAAAAATGGAGTTAGCTGGCTGATGCTGAGACAAGCTGTACAGCTCGCGCAGGATTTCGGAATGTTTCGAGCCCCAACGCTGCATGCCAACTGGGAGGAAATGGATGCTGATATGCAGCGCATTCATGCAATCGCTGCCTGGGGGATCTTCATCATGAATTT GGACATGTCCATGGAGCTACACAAGGACGCAAATCTCGAGTCCCCAGCGTGCCGGCCTTATATGTCGGGCGACCTCAACGACGATATCGCATGGACCCCTTATCCTCGCTCGAACGAAAtcgaatatgccaacaagcCGGGGCTTCTCCGTTATGTTGCATCAGAACTCTCCAATCTGACAGAAGTCACTGCGGCTATCCAACAGCTGTTTTTTATGAATGCCTGCCACATGGACGTCAACGATCTCTGGACAAGGACTAACGAGATATACTCCCGTCTCCAACAATGGCGTCGAAACATGCCAGATGTTTTGAAGACCGACAATTACCCTGTCCCGCAAGTACTATTTCTTCA CCTCAAATTTCACAAGGAGGTATTGTCATTGTTCAATGCCTTTCTGGGGCACAAGGGCCCGGATAACCCATCACATCCAACCTGGTTCCAACAAATCAAAACAATCCGCCTGCAATCGGCCAAGGACATCGCCCGATGCTTTGGCATCCTGCGATTATCCTATGGGTATAAGCGGATACCCAGCCACATGCTCGAGGCGGCGGGCGCTAGTCTTCTTGTAGTGATGGGCGACTTGACGAACGAAGAATCCGGGAACGCGTTTTTTGAACTTTGTCGGATTGTAGTGGTGTTCGGCAAGCGATTGAAACAGGCCAAGTACATGATTGCGAAAGTTATCTCGGTTGCACAGCAATCGGGAATCATTTTACCGGCGGAAGCAATGTTGATTCTTGAATCGGGATAG
- the bna5-1 gene encoding kynureninase (COG:E;~EggNog:ENOG410PH7Q;~InterPro:IPR000192,IPR015424,IPR015422,IPR010111, IPR015421;~go_component: GO:0005737 - cytoplasm [Evidence IEA];~go_function: GO:0003824 - catalytic activity [Evidence IEA];~go_function: GO:0030170 - pyridoxal phosphate binding [Evidence IEA];~go_function: GO:0030429 - kynureninase activity [Evidence IEA];~go_process: GO:0006569 - tryptophan catabolic process [Evidence IEA];~go_process: GO:0009435 - NAD biosynthetic process [Evidence IEA]), translated as MATQIPQSGVYSRQEAESRDAQDPLRSFREEFIIPSRKDLQRRTLAVEDQDTSEPCIYLCGNSLGLQPRNTQKYIEYYLRTWATKGVTGHFTPHDDQLLPPFVDVDEAGSKLMAPVVGALQSEVAVMGSLTANIHVLLGSFYRPTEERFKVIMEGKAFPSDHYAIESQIQLHGFNPDDAMVLIEPEDREFPTLSTEQILRVIDEHASSTALLFLSAIQFYTGQYFEIEKITAYARSKGILVGWDCAHAAGNVDLRLHDWNVDFAAWCNYKYLNSGPGGMAAIFVHEKHGQVNADKVGTEEGFRPRLAGWWGDDKGRRFLMENKFVPQPGAAGYQLSNPSVLDMNAVVASLELFNRTTMANIRERSLALTGYLEHLLLTYPINSLAERPFSIITPSNPAERGAQLSLRLKPGLLDSVLQSLEEHAIVVDERKPDVIRVAPAPLYNTYVEIWEFCQVFLNACVKAVSPVSLR; from the exons ATGGCTACGCAAATACCCCAGAGCGGGGTTTATTCTCGGCAAGAGGCCGAGTCTCGCGATGCGCAGGATCCTCTGCGTTCGTTTCGTGAAGAGTTCATAATTCCGTCGCGGAAGGACCTTCAGCGGAGGACGCTGGCTGTTGAGG ACcaagacacctcagaaccaTGCATCTACCTCTGCGGCAACTCGCTAGGCCTCCAACCCCGAAACACCCAAAAGTACATCGAATACTACCTACGAACATGGGCGACCAAAGGCGTGACCGGACACTTCACCCCCCACGATGACCAATTACTCCCTCCGTTTGTCGATGTCGATGAGGCTGGCTCGAAATTAATGGCGCCTGTTGTTGGTGCATTGCAGAGTGAGGTAGCTGTCATGGGGTCGTTGACGGCGAATATCCATGTGCTGCTGGGGAGCTTTTACCGGCCGACGGAGGAGAGGTTTAAGGTtattatggaagggaaggcGTTTCCTAGTGATCAT TATGCCATCGAGTCTCAAATACAGCTTCACGGTTTCAATCCGGACGACGCAATGGTGTTGATCGAGCCCGAGGACCGCGAATTCCCGACTTTGAGCACGGAGCAGATTCTGCGGGTTATCGATGAGCACGCCTCGAGTACGGCGCTGCTCTTCCTTTCCGCGATTCAGTTCTACACCGGCCAATACTTCGAGATTGAAAAGATTACGGCCTATGCTCGTTCGAAAGGTATACTGGTTGGCTGGGACTGTGCCCATGCGGCTGGTAATGTTGACCTGCGGTTGCACGACTGGAATGTCGATTTTGCGGCGTGGTGCAACTACAAATATCTGAACAGTGGACCGGGAGGGATGGCTGCCATTTTCGTTCATGAGAAGCATGGACAGGTGAATGCGGACAAAGTTGGGACTGAGGAGGGTTTCCGGCCAAGGCTTGCTGGCTGGTGGGGTGATGATAAGGGTAGACGTTTTCTTATGGAGAATA AATTCGTGCCGCAACCAGGTGCAGCCGGATACCAGTTATCCAACCCATCTGTCCTCGACATGAATGCAGTTGTCGCATCCCTGGAACTATTCAACCGAACTACAATGGCCAATATCCGTGAAAGATCATTGGCACTGACCGGATACCTGGAACATCTCCTACTGACCTACCCCATCAACTCTCTCGCGGAGAGACCTTTTAGCATTATCACACCGTCGAATCCAGCAGAACGTGGCGCTCAGCTCAGTCTACGTCTGAAGCCAGGTCTTCTCGACAGTGTTTTGCAGTCGTTGGAGGAGCATGCCATCGTAGTTGATGAGAGGAAGCCTGATGTCATCCGTGTTGCGCCGGCTCCTCTGTACAATACGTATGTGGAGATTTGGGAGTTTTGCCAGGTTTTCTTGAATGCGTGTGTGAAGGCTGTTAGCCCTGTAAGTCTTCGTTGA
- a CDS encoding ER membrane protein complex subunit 4 (BUSCO:EOG09264KSI;~COG:S;~EggNog:ENOG410PNJT;~InterPro:IPR009445;~PFAM:PF06417;~TransMembrane:2 (o91-112i138-158o)) — protein MADKTSQPGFDPPPPPRWVVSLNTPLPRPSKAAANIPDPPGFSRAKPQTQKQQQQQQQPTPSKPIETDALKVKKAWEIALAPSKQLPMNAIMMYMSGNSLQIFSIMMVFMLFKGPIQGLINTNTVFAKFDTEGTHKKLLGVKAVYVLMQFGLLALGVWKVNAMGLLPTTRSDWLAWESERQPLERAYFAFS, from the exons ATGGCGGACAAAACTTCGCAGCCTGGTTTtgatcctcctcctccaccgcGATGGGTGGTCTCGCTCAACACCCCTTTGCCTCGTCCGTCCAAGGCGGCGGCCAACATCCCCGATCCACCTGGGTTTTCCAGAGCTAAGCCA CAAACCCaaaagcagcaacagcaacagcagcaacccaCCCCCTCCAAACCCATCGAAACCGACGCCCTCAAGGTCAAAAAGGCCTGGGAAATCGCCCTCGCTCCCTCTAAGCAACTCCCCATGAACGCGATCATGATGTACATGTCCGGAAACAGTCTACAGATCTTTAGTATCATGATGGTATTTATGTTGTTCAAGGGTCCTATCCAGGGGTTGATTAATACGAATACGGTGTTTGCCAAGTTCGACACGGAGGGAACGCATAAGAAGTTGCTGGGTGTGAAGGCGGTTTATGTGTTGATGCAGTTTGGGTTGTTGGCGTTGGGCGTGTGGAAGGTCAATGCTATGGGGCTTTTGCC GACTACGAGGTCAGATTGGTTGGCTTGGGAGTCAGAACGGCAACCGCTGGAACGGGCTTATTTTGCGTTTAGCTGA
- a CDS encoding uncharacterized protein (BUSCO:EOG09265G5K;~COG:C,U;~EggNog:ENOG410PPRV;~InterPro:IPR016092,IPR000361,IPR035903;~PFAM:PF01521;~go_function: GO:0005198 - structural molecule activity [Evidence IEA];~go_function: GO:0051536 - iron-sulfur cluster binding [Evidence IEA];~go_process: GO:0097428 - protein maturation by iron-sulfur cluster transfer [Evidence IEA]), giving the protein MSRLALSSATRRLQQSTTHCQRPFSTTRFFSALSKPSISGSSSIYNPDANSFSASRTRSNQYTLRRVNFSSLGVLRHRAFLSSTVRPSAKVVQNARNDEEGKPLLVGISERAAERLREITDPTTSPTTTKAENPYHHLRITVTSGGCHGFQYMMSLEAASKIDAEEDTVFEAEASVGPESGEALVVMDGPSLELLSGSTVDYTTELIGSQFKIVDNPRATSNCGCGTSFDVNV; this is encoded by the exons ATGTCCCGTCTAGCGCTATCGTCGGCTACGCGTCGCCTCCAACAGTCAACAACGCACTGCCAGCGCCCATTCTCAACCACCCGGTTCTTCTCCGCATTATCCAAACCATCCATTTCCGGAAGTTCGTCGATTTACAATCCCGATGCCAATTCGTTTTCCGCCTCAAGGACCCGCTCGAACCAGTATACTCTTCGCAGAGTGAATTTTTCTTCTTTAGGTGTGCTGCGGCACCGCGCGTTTTTATCATCGACTGTCCGTCCGTCCGCCAAGGTTGTGCAGAATGCGCGgaatgatgaggaggggaagcCATTGTTGGTTGGGATTTCGGAGAGGGCTGCCGAG CGCCTCCGCGAAATCACAGACCCAACCACCTCGCCCACCACCACAAAAGCCGAAAACCCCTACCACCACCTCCGCATCACCGTAACCTCCGGCGGCTGCCACGGCTTCCAATACATGATGTCGCTCGAAGCGGCGTCCAAGATCGACGCCGAAGAAGACACTGTTTTCGAAGCCGAGGCCTCCGTTGGCCCTGAAAGTGGCGAGGCGTTGGTTGTTATGGATGGGCCGTCGCTGGAGCTATTGTCAGGGAGTACAGTGGATTATACGACGGAGTTGATTGGGAGTCAGTTTAAGATTGTGGATAATCCGCGGGCGACGAGTAACTGTGGGTGTGGGACGAGTTTTGATGTTAATGTTTAG
- a CDS encoding uncharacterized protein (COG:S;~EggNog:ENOG410PHP9;~InterPro:IPR026749;~TransMembrane:7 (o25-45i166-182o268-289i422-441o456-479i491-517o537-556i)), protein MLSNCRGSAVPNSVPLHSPFNSRTYIQHTSFFSFPSSLILVLFPIKMPTPDPTPADPDPTMSVDPVVDVDPALRALLRLSLSSQEYKLLHERAPAGIKKNAPSPARFEAIVQPKDRFNEAAIRESLRVFLGSGLLLKLVEVVSRRMKGGAGAVASKKRSIIHSPNFRLPLALALVLFFHRRLHRLFARIRASLRTDKAQPFRDRNPRLTKALTSRYAPAVGGSLAGFALGVAPQAQLRLTTAIYMSTRTLEFLYNVMEEKGWLKNKPWWFGSWLLMPVSCAQLFHAFVFDRETTPKWFGKVVMHSPSYIQSRPALLPAEIPWPENEEVVDSLATIANLRWPYVKTIPMNFYEILIYAFRPFTSPILHPSNPNTLPSAIKSIAPITGPAHPSISSLSCALLHPAVPSCNTAFLHHILLSVPRIARFMTTVMLAVSILKYKAFTTNPLASFQNLVKRILTLTAILSTSIGSAWGSICLWNTLLSRSALPTKRFFLSGALGGLPFAFLGNNSRGAFMSIFRSAVDSAWKSGVKRGLWKGWTGGELWLIVASWAVMGAILERRPGAVQAGGLRKGLAWLRGDGFVDPVEVLERKRARRAARREERELGEEKGRA, encoded by the exons ATGCTGTCAAATTGCCGAGGTTCGGCGGTGCCCAACTCAGTGCCACTTCATTCCCCTTTTAACAGCCGCACATACATACAACACacctccttcttttccttccctaGTTCACTAATACTAGTACTATTTCCGATTAAAATGCCAACCCCCGATCCGACTCCAGCAGATCCAGACCCCACCATGTCTGTCGATCCAGTCGTGGACGTTGACCCGGCCCTCCGCGCTCTCCTCCGCCTCTCCCTGAGCAGTCAGGAGTACAAGCTCCTCCACGAGCGCGCGCCCGCTGGTATTAAGAAGAACGCGCCGTCTCCGGCGAGGTTTGAGGCGATTGTGCAACCGAAGGATAGATTTAATGAGGCCGCGATAAGGGAGTCGTTGCGGGTGTTTTTGGGGTCGGGATTGTTGTTGAAGCTGGTTGAAGTCGTTAGCCGGCGCATGAAGGGCGGTGCTGGCGCCGTTGCGAG TAAAAAACGATCCATCATCCATTCCCCCAACTTCCGCCTTCCACTCGCCCTCGCGCTCGTGCTCTTCTTCCACCGTCGCCTGCATCGTTTGTTCGCGCGCATCCGCGCAAGCCTCCGCACCGACAAAGCGCAGCCATTCCGGGACCGAAACCCGCGTCTGACCAAAGCGTTGACGTCTCGATATGCGCCCGCTGTCGGGGGGAGTTTGGCCGGGTTCGCGCTGGGGGTTGCTCCGCAGGCGCAGTTGCGGTTGACGACGGCGATTTATATGAGCACACGGACGTTGGAGTTCTTGTATAATGTCATGGAGGAGAAGGGTTGGTTGAAGAATAAGCCGTGGTGGTTTGGGAGTTGGTTGTTGATGCCTGTGTCGTGTGCGCAGCTATTCCATGCGTTTGTGTTTGATCGCGAGACGACGCCAAAG TGGTTTGGAAAGGTCGTTATGCACTCGCCCAGCTACATACAGAGCCGTCCTGCACTGCTTCCTGCGGAGATTCCCTGGCCGGAGAACGAAGAGGTGGTCGACTCGCTCGCTACTATTGCCAACCTGCGCTGGCCGTACGTGAAAACGATTCCCATGAATTTTTACGAAATTCTAATCTACGCCTTCAGGCCCTTCACCTCGCCGATCCTGCACCCATCCAACCCTAACACCCTACCATCGGCAATCAAGTCCATCGCCCCGATCACCGGGCCCGCGcatccctccatctccaGCCTGTCATGCGCACTCCTACACCCAGCTGTCCCCAGCTGCAACACAGCATTCCTGCACCACATCCTCCTCTCCGTCCCCCGCATCGCCCGCTTCATGACCACTGTCATGTTAGCCGTCTCCATCCTCAAATACAAAGCCTTCACCACCAACCCCCTCGCCTCCTTCCAAAACCTCGTCAAACGCATCCTCACCTTAACAGCCATCCTCTCCACCTCTATCGGCTCCGCCTGGGGCAGTATCTGCCTCTGGAACACCCTCCTCTCGCGCTCTGCGCTCCCAACAAAACGCTTCTTCCTCAGCGGCGCCCTGGGCGGTCTCCCCTTTGCTTTCCTGGGAAACAACTCCCGCGGCGCGTTCATGTCCATTTTCCGCAGCGCCGTTGACTCCGCGTGGAAGTCTGGCGTGAAGCGCGGGCTGTGGAAGGGCTGGACCGGTGGCGAGCTGTGGTTGATTGTGGCGAGTTGGGCGGTTATGGGGGCGATTCTGGAGAGGAGGCCTGGGGCTGTGCAGGCTGGGGGGTTGAGGAAGGGGTTGGCGTGGTTGAGGGGGGATGGATTTGTTGATCCGGTTGAGGtgttggagaggaagagggcgaggagggcTGCGAGGAGGGAGGAGCGGGAGCTTGGTGAGGAGAAGGGTCGGGCTtga